From a region of the Leishmania donovani BPK282A1 complete genome, chromosome 24 genome:
- a CDS encoding DNAJ-domain protein, putative — protein sequence MLRRSHPWRVMTPRQALRVLSLSPTADLTPASIKKAYIRQTLQCHPDLHPNNPNANENFRNLSDAFRVALKALEAQRGGGSAAGRRSTTSGAVDLYDPQEALESLRQAMIAYHRHQQSSEAPSTPSSSSPPYGKPESHAAGAFFTPTLEDVSSVCQREAVAMRRVHTFCAELPAVLCGSHSAALFEAVAFFHTRYVESMSACVMRFAQNLPIIVRRVVKQRRRYVDNGYLAVAQGIGTGSRPRGQRIEDMAMKPLVLMGALIFDLPEGASNERRQCLGEDAVASGGGSSSTCGASRPADVRVSDELKCIIYPADSIADITAKLGRWEAASFDRLKLELAIVDVNRLMSAMLGLQDEESSGRSEAHLSVEPHLSESSAAAAMVLRTLQKLAGDLCCHFDAAVDSGAVTEAMVEAMRLQDSCDTSASVQDDIAAQSLETPALVAQCRQLAELACPTIRGNIVLTWKAVATDELVKDDAEQADVTTAPMPLVDASQTDSAGKEKGGGKVTPPFLVGRHLTCSTAETLFFSVSVTLTRDLHAFLLRLRGALKRVVQSTNQSKRTLFELLPLRESIVKEEFTRIASDDDADTSPFRYRGPVNCFPRICNMDTHREHQLWKHLYVHREYVAKHAPAMNPLNVFYECFPYDPDAPAHRPSSLDADGNVLAGWVSGGPDGCDNVVITATQLDDPAHFTEWLEEVVEQSSLNRETEEILAKAGVGYVSRDPVLPLANYLSFVKAFAQSTAVRAVLERKDGAPHKGTATPDDIGLAIIVSPSRCDVRDGGRLFIPWYVDPAILLALLDDADTSQRLDV from the coding sequence ATGCTGCGACGAAGCCATCCATGGCGCGTCATGACACCTCGccaggcgctgcgcgtgctgtcCCTGTCCCCCACAGCGGACCTTACGCCGGCATCCATCAAGAAGGCGTACATCCGGCAAACGTTGCAGTGCCACCCCGACCTGCACCCGAACAATCCAAATGCAAACGAAAACTTTCGCAACCTCTCAGACGCCTTTCGTGTGGCGCtcaaggcgctggaggcaCAGCGGGGCGGCGGGTccgcggcggggcggcgcagcaccaccagcggtgccgtcgaTCTTTACGACCCGCAGGAAGCGCTGGAGTCGCTTCGGCAGGCGATGATTGCCTACCACAGACATCAGCAGTCGAGCGAGGCGCCATCCacgccctcgtcgtcctccccACCGTACGGGAAGCCGGAGAGCCACGCCGCTGGTGCTTTCTTCACGCCGACGCTGGAGGACGTGTCATCCGTTTGTCAGCGGGAGGCGGTCGCGATGCGCCGTGTGCACACTTTCTGCGCTGAACTTCCCGCGGTGTTGTGCGGCAGCCACTCCGCGGCCCTCTTCGAGGCTGTCGCTTTCTTTCACACACGCTATGTGGAGTCGATGTCGGCGTGCGTCATGCGATTTGCACAGAATCTGCCCATCATCGTGCGCCGTGTTGTGAAGCAGCGCCGTAGGTACGTAGACAACGGGTACTTGGCGGTGGCGCAAGGCATCGGCACCGGATCTCGGCCGCGCGGGCAGCGCATTGAAGACATGGCGATGAAGCCGCTGGTGTTGATGGGTGCACTCATCTTTGATCTGCCTGAAGGGGCTTCAAatgagcggcggcagtgcctcGGCGAAGATGCGgtggcgagcggcggcggcagcagcagcacctgcggcgcGTCTCGCCCTGCCGATGTTCGTGTCTCAGACGAGCTGAAGTGTATCATCTATCCTGCGGACAGCATCGCTGACATCACAGCAAAACTCGGCAGGTGGGAAGCGGCCAGCTTCGACCGACTAAAGCTGGAGCTGGCGATCGTGGACGTGAATCGACTGATGTCGGCTATGTTGGGGCTGCAGGACGAGGAAAGCAGCGGCCGCTCCGAGGCGCACCTCTCCGTGGAGCCGCACCtgagcgagagcagcgccgccgcggcgatggTGTTGCGCACACTCCAGAAGCTTGCCGGCGATCTGTGTTGTCACTtcgacgctgccgttgacagcggcgccgttaCCGAGGCGatggtggaggcgatgcgccTGCAGGACAGTTGCGACACATCAGCCAGCGTGCAGGACGATATAGCGGCGCAGTCTCTAGAGACGCCAGCACTAGTCGCGCAGTGCCGGCAGCTAGCGGAACTGGCGTGTCCAACCATTCGTGGCAACATCGTCCTCACCTGGAAAGCAGTCGCGACGGACGAGCTGGTGAAGGATGACGCCGAACAGGCAGACGTCACaacggcgccgatgccgttAGTGGACGCATCTCAAACAGACAGCGCTGGGAAGGAGAAAGGAGGCGGTAAAGTCACACCACCCTTTCTCGTGGGGCGCCACTTGACGTGCTCCACCGCTGAGacgctcttcttctccgtGTCCGTGACGCTGACGAGAGATCTACACGCCTTCCTACTACGTCTGCGCGGCGCACTGAAGAGGGTTGTGCAGTCCACCAATCAGTCGAAGCGCACGCTCTTtgagctgctgccactgcgcgAGAGCATTGTGAAAGAGGAGTTCACTCGCATAGCctccgacgacgacgccgacacgtCACCCTTCCGCTACCGTGGCCCTGTTAACTGCTTTCCACGCATCTGTAACATGGACACACACCGCGAGCACCAGCTGTGGAAACACCTCTACGTGCACCGCGAGTACGTTGCCAAGCACGCGCCCGCAATGAACCCACTCAACGTGTTCTACGAGTGCTTTCCTTACGACCCGGACGCACCGGCGCACCGGCCGAGCTCTCTCGATGCGGACGGCAACGTGCTGGCGGGGTGGGTCAGCGGCGGCCCTGACGGCTGCGACAACGTCGTCATCACAGCGACGCAACTCGACGACCCCGCGCACTTCACTGAGTGGCTAgaagaggtggtggagcAGTCGTCGCTCAACCGCGAAACAGAAGAAATCCTGGCCAAGGCTGGCGTCGGCTACGTCAGCCGCGACCCCGTCTTGCCGCTAGCTAATTATCTCTCGTTCGTTAAGGCGTTCGCGCAGTCCACCGCGGTgcgcgccgtgctggagCGCAAGGACGGTGCACCACACAAGGGTACCGCCACGCCGGATGACATTGGCCTCGCCATCATCGTCTCACCCTCGCGGTGCGACGTTCGAGACGGTGGTCGTCTTTTCATTCCGTGGTACGTCGATCCTGCAATTCTGCTGGCTCtgctcgacgacgccgacaccTCGCAGCGACTCGATGTGTAA
- a CDS encoding peptidyl-prolyl cis-trans isomerase-like protein translates to MIALAFPRPLTTSFFLPVFVMDHRYSAFPESEERQLVVLPEPQLTMPPRKAITKVKLHSAESVDTDLQNCLLRIDKGTDVYGMLVIELDSGRSPKACELVAQNIPASNTTDKSRGKQGVYKNCRFTRLTKEGIQTGEVVPAAKPVPAAELEGEIGRVPHCYGAVSLCRSSTSFDGSQFFICLTSDSVELDHLNKKHVCFGRVVEGHDVLAALQSDLAEYSGDMGLVRKDCPYVMAELSYASM, encoded by the coding sequence ATGATCGCATTGGCGTTTCCTCGGCCTCTAACGACATCTTTCTTTCTACCCGTTTTTGTGATGGATCACCGATACTCTGCTTTCCCAGAATCGGAAGAAAGACAACTTGTCGTTCTTCCCGAACCTCAACTCACAATGCCTCCGAGAAAGGCAATAACAAAGGTGAAGTTGCACAGCGCTGAGAGTGTTGATACCGACCTCCAGAACTGTTTGTTGCGCATCGATAAGGGTACCGACGTGTATGGGATGTTGGTGATTGAGTTGGACAGTGGCCGCTCTCCCAAGGCGTGCGAGCTCGTTGCTCAAAACATTCCTGCGTCAAACACAACCGACAAGAGTCGCGGAAAGCAGGGTGTTTACAAGAACTGCCGTTTTACGCGCCTGACCAAAGAAGGAATTCAGACTGGCGAAGTTGTTCCGGCTGCCAAACCTGTTCCCGCAGCCGAGCTGGAGGGCGAGATAGGTCGCGTGCCGCACTGCTACGGCGCAGTATCGCTGTGTCGAAGCTCGACCTCTTTCGACGGATCACAGTTTTTCATCTGTCTTACCAGCGATTCTGTGGAGCTCGATCACTTAAACAAGAAGCACGTTTGCTTTGGACGCGTTGTCGAGGGACATGATGTCTTGGCAGCTTTGCAGAGTGATTTGGCCGAATATTCTGGCGACATGGGCCTAGTCCGCAAGGACTGTCCGTATGTGATGGCGGAGCTCAGCTACGCATCGATGTAA
- a CDS encoding translation initiation factor IF-2, putative, which yields MRRRAACYFHATGVVLRTCREGALFLLPSVLDSKTFAKLANRQGAKLELQLYEEIRRASPHLHSRAFLDQAKEQARELCSPLTTLKREEVESTIAQKYKLTDDRLVTCLVPYQLGANILLSRLPPKVREESLRELKSEEAARQSGSPPAPNKWIQWYEADVYVSTGRKYLERISTRRQRRIPVFAVMGHVNHGKTALLDALQGSRIGAEEPHHITQSVRAFTIPRPGADNDLFTFIDTPGHRIFVETRFHVQLMADVIALVISVAEGIESQTHETIKVALNVDKPVIVVLNKLDLLSDALTAKKAVRRILAELYSIGLDVHLLQREKDVEALTTKASTVCCSSCGSSLTDLRPQAEYFAPMKTVDPGYKGSKRHPQVQLLRKSYGVCVSAATGAHIPLLWRVLQLCRDCAPPTCLSNSVGHTEHNAAVQAVVLESSKHLFDEEGFRLNRKRQQIQRSIDRKQEKRLKVFEQRSPRSRLNSAYNSVKTQSTRQNRTSSSSLVITAIVQEGVLTEGMHFIADQAGGQVHALVDYWGNRVEKAYPGMAVTLIDKSSMSGCPGAGIHVLSMTDLASRVRVQAYRQRLQWYAEIFTTKLHYLRPRGMDVSFAHLGDYGQLGITDSLECQLLYGPPQKPSEEQRQPEALPPGTSASDESIGAYLAERNRESESNALQVSSVGSVAFPDGATKRLTQAIMDKDDEEVLEATWQSAQLQRQLTSQKEYEDHVAQCVQVGVLIKVDSWHTARMLHREISRLGTRKVYFQVVGARFGPLQVSDIIYVMQAVKIIVCFRTPLSASSDLDSYIENANLWVLQTDHFSDVALFMKWCAVATHKEKVLDENDGDLDHGDESGPRPRIFVDSKPEADSGDPKGSKSQRQRLLLYDDDNNDDEFWSM from the coding sequence atgcgacgccgcgctgcctgCTACTTCCATGCAACAGGAGTTGTTCTGCGCACGTGCCGCGAAGGCGCCCTGTTTCTGCTGCCGTCAGTGCTAGACTCCAAGACATTTGCCAAGCTGGCAAACCGCCAGGGAGCAAAACTGGAACTTCAGCTTTACGAGGAGATCAGGAGAGCCTCACCACACCTACACTCCCGTGCCTTTCTCGACCAGGCGAAGGAGCAGGCAAGAGAGCTGTGCTCGCCGCTCACTACACtgaaaagggaagaggtcGAGTCCACTATAGCGCAGAAGTACAAACTCACAGATGATCGACTTGTCACCTGCTTGGTTCCCTACCAGCTTGGAGCCAATatcctcctctcccgcctACCTCCCAAGGTCAGGGAGGAGTCTCTCCGGGAATTGAAGTCTGAAGAAGCAGCCAGGCAGAGTGGGTCTCCTCCCGCACCGAACAAGTGGATCCAGTGGTATGAAGCCGACGTTTATGTTTCAACTGGAAGGAAGTACTTGGAGCGCATCAGCACCCGTCGACAGCGTCGCATTCCTGTCTTCGCTGTCATGGGACATGTAAATCACGGTAAGACTGCCTTACTCGATGCCTTGCAGGGGTCGCGCATCGGTGCTGAAGAGCCTCATCACATCACGCAGTCCGTTCGGGCGTTCACGATACCAAGGCCAGGCGCCGACAACGATCTTTTTACCTTCATCGACACTCCGGGGCACCGCATTTTTGTCGAAACTCGGTTTCACGTGCAGCTGATGGCTGACGTCATCGCGTTGGTGATCTCGGTCGCCGAAGGGATCGAAAGTCAAACTCACGAGACGATCAAGGTCGCCCTCAACGTTGATAAGCCGGTGATCGTAGTCTTGAACAAGCTAGATCTCTTGTCTGACGCGCTTACTGCCAAGAAGGCAGTGCGGCGCATCCTAGCAGAGCTGTACTCTATTGGGCTCGACGTGCACCTGCTGCAAAGGGAGAAAGATGTTGAGGCGTTGACGACCAAGGCGTCGACCGTTTGCTGCAGtagctgcggcagcagtctCACAGATTTGCGTCCGCAAGCGGAATACTTTGCACCGATGAAGACGGTCGATCCGGGTTATAAGGGCAGCAAGCGGCACCCACaagtgcagctgctccgcaaAAGCTACGGAGTGTGTGTCTCCGCTGCAACCGGAGCTCATATTCCCCTCCTGTGGCGCGTTCTGCAGCTTTGTCGAGATTGTGCGCCTCCAACATGTCTCAGCAATTCCGTTGGGCACACGGAACACAACGCCGCCGTTCAAGCCGTTGTGTTGGAGTCTTCTAAGCACCTGTTCGACGAAGAGGGCTTTCGGCTGAACCGCAAGCGCCAGCAGATCCAGCGGAGCATCGATCGAAAGCAGGAGAAACGCTTAAAGGTGTTTGAGCAACGAAGTCCTCGGTCGCGCCTGAACTCTGCATACAACAGCGTCAAAACGCAGTCTACACGCCAGAATCGGACCAGCTCGTCGTCCCTGGTGATCACGGCCATCGTCCAGGAGGGCGTTCTAACTGAGGGAATGCACTTTATCGCCGATCAGGCGGGGGGCCAGGTGCACGCCTTGGTCGACTACTGGGGCAATCGTGTTGAGAAGGCGTACCCCGGCATGGCCGTCACGCTTATCGACAAGAGCAGCATGAGTGGGTGCCCCGGCGCCGGAATCCATGTGCTGTCCATGACAGACCTCGcttcgcgcgtgcgcgtacAAGCGTATCGCCAACGGCTGCAGTGGTACGCTGAGATTTTTACGACAAAGCTGCACTACCTCCGCCCACGGGGTATGGACGTGTCTTTCGCCCATCTGGGTGACTACGGTCAACTCGGCATCACCGACTCGCTTGAATGCCAACTCCTGTACGGGCCGCCGCAAAAGCCCTCCGAGGAGCAGAGGCAACCGGAGGCGCTACCCCCAGGGACCTCGGCGAGCGATGAGTCCATTGGTGCGTACCTCGCGGAGAGGAATCGAGAGTCTGAATCAAACGCGCTCCAAGTTTCCTCGGTGGGGTCTGTTGCGTTCCCGGACGGTGCAACGAAGCGCTTGACACAGGCAATTATGGACAAAGACGATGAAGAGGTGCTCGAGGCTACGTGGCAgagtgcgcagctgcagcggcagctcacGTCCCAAAAGGAATACGAGGATCACGTTGCACAGTGTGTGCAGGTGGGTGTCTTAATCAAGGTAGATTCATGGCACACCGCCCGCATGCTACACCGCGAAATCTCCCGTCTCGGCACGCGCAAGGTTTATTTTCAAGTCGTCGGTGCGCGTTTCGGCCCTCTGCAGGTGAGCGACATCATTTACGTCATGCAGGCTGTGAAGATCATTGTGTGCTTCCGTACGCCTCTTTCCGCGTCCAGCGACCTGGACAGCTACATCGAGAACGCCAACTTGTGGGTGCTCCAGACCGATCACTTCTCCGACGTGGCTCTCTTCATGAAGTGgtgcgcggtggcgacgcACAAGGAGAAGGTGCTCGATGAAAATGACGGCGACTTAGACCACGGCGACGAGTCGGGCCCTCGGCCTCGAATTTTTGTGGACTCGAAGCCGGAGGCGGACAGCGGTGATCCGAAGGGATCTAAGTCGCAGAGACAGAGGCTTCTCCTGTATGATGACGACAACAACGATGACGAGTTTTGGAGCATGTAG